The Methylobacterium sp. PvR107 genome contains a region encoding:
- a CDS encoding outer membrane protein assembly factor BamD: MPVTIRHRRAAAFAAPLVAILGLGLGGCDFDPTQIFAEKYKPEVVPDVPADKLYSDGLAKLEDSDYEGAVKKFDSLDKQYQYSDWSRKALLMTAYANYEGQKYDDAISASKRYLQRHPASKDAAYAQYLMAMSNYKQIPDVTRDQERSEKALASLQELVQKYPTSEYAADAKAKIQITRDQLAGKEMEVGRFYLERRNFPAAINRFRDVVAKYQTTRHAEEALERLTEAYWALGITQEAQNAAAVLGHNFPESSWYKDAHALLAQGGVEPREEKSSFLSKIYRTVTGKTASAE, from the coding sequence ATGCCTGTCACCATTCGTCATCGCCGGGCGGCGGCCTTCGCGGCGCCTCTCGTGGCCATCCTTGGCCTGGGCCTCGGCGGCTGCGACTTCGACCCGACCCAGATCTTCGCCGAGAAGTACAAGCCCGAGGTCGTGCCGGACGTCCCAGCCGACAAGCTCTACAGCGACGGCTTGGCCAAGCTCGAGGACAGCGACTACGAGGGCGCGGTCAAGAAGTTCGACAGCCTCGACAAGCAGTACCAGTATTCCGATTGGTCCCGGAAGGCGCTGCTGATGACGGCCTACGCCAATTACGAGGGCCAGAAATACGACGACGCGATCAGCGCCTCGAAGCGCTACCTGCAGCGGCACCCGGCCAGCAAGGACGCCGCCTACGCGCAGTACCTGATGGCGATGTCGAACTATAAGCAGATCCCGGACGTGACCCGCGACCAGGAACGCTCCGAAAAGGCGCTCGCCTCTCTCCAGGAGCTGGTCCAGAAGTATCCGACCTCGGAATACGCGGCGGATGCGAAGGCCAAGATCCAGATCACGCGCGACCAGCTCGCCGGCAAGGAGATGGAGGTCGGGCGCTTCTACCTGGAGCGGCGCAACTTCCCGGCCGCGATCAACCGCTTCCGCGACGTCGTCGCCAAGTACCAGACCACGCGCCACGCCGAGGAGGCCCTGGAGCGCCTGACCGAGGCCTACTGGGCGCTCGGCATCACCCAGGAGGCGCAGAACGCCGCTGCGGTGCTCGGGCACAACTTCCCGGAGAGTTCCTGGTACAAGGACGCGCATGCGCTCCTCGCCCAGGGCGGCGTCGAGCCCCGCGAGGAGAAGTCCTCGTTCCTGTCCAAGATCTACCGCACGGTCACGGGCAAGACCGCCTCGGCCGAGTAA
- the lpxC gene encoding UDP-3-O-acyl-N-acetylglucosamine deacetylase, with the protein MRTHKQTTLKGPATLSGIGVHSGNPAEITIRPAPANHGIAFLRTGTTHGNDRLIKAHHALVSATELCTVLGDIETGAVATVEHLMSALYGLGVDNALVEIDGPEMPILDGSALPFVQAIDQVGIATSDTPRRWLKILRHVRIETGTSFAELRPIDRGFRLDVEIDFESPVIGRSRKAMDLSPASYRREIAGARTFGMMRDVERYWKAGFALGASLENTVAVGESAVVNPEGLRFPDEFVRHKILDAIGDLALAGLPLQGAYRSYCGGHRMNVGVLSALFADRSNYAIVEAQGSRRETVLSELSAGLGIAAFAADL; encoded by the coding sequence ATGCGAACGCATAAACAGACGACCCTCAAAGGGCCGGCAACGCTCTCTGGCATCGGGGTTCATTCCGGGAACCCTGCCGAGATCACGATCCGGCCTGCTCCGGCCAACCATGGCATCGCCTTCCTCCGCACCGGCACCACCCACGGCAATGACCGCCTGATCAAGGCGCATCATGCCCTCGTCTCCGCCACCGAGCTCTGCACCGTTCTGGGTGATATCGAGACCGGTGCGGTCGCCACCGTCGAGCACCTGATGTCCGCCCTGTACGGGCTGGGCGTGGACAACGCCCTGGTGGAGATCGACGGCCCCGAGATGCCGATCCTCGACGGATCCGCGCTCCCCTTCGTCCAGGCGATCGATCAGGTCGGGATCGCGACTTCCGATACGCCGCGGCGCTGGCTTAAGATCCTCCGTCATGTCCGCATCGAGACCGGGACGTCCTTCGCGGAGTTGCGGCCCATCGACCGGGGCTTCCGCCTCGACGTCGAGATCGATTTCGAGAGCCCGGTAATCGGCCGGTCCCGCAAGGCGATGGACTTGTCGCCCGCCTCCTATCGCCGCGAGATCGCCGGCGCCCGCACCTTCGGGATGATGCGGGATGTGGAGCGCTACTGGAAGGCGGGCTTCGCCCTCGGCGCCTCGCTGGAGAACACCGTCGCGGTCGGCGAGAGCGCGGTGGTCAACCCCGAAGGCCTGCGCTTCCCGGACGAGTTCGTCCGCCACAAGATCCTCGACGCGATCGGCGATCTGGCGCTGGCCGGCCTGCCGCTTCAGGGCGCCTACCGCTCCTATTGCGGCGGCCACCGGATGAATGTCGGCGTGCTCTCCGCCCTCTTCGCTGACCGGTCCAACTACGCGATCGTCGAGGCGCAGGGCTCGCGGCGCGAGACCGTTCTCTCCGAACTCAGCGCCGGACTTGGGATCGCCGCCTTCGCGGCAGACCTCTGA
- the ftsZ gene encoding cell division protein FtsZ: MAITLQAPDIRELKPRITVFGVGGAGGNAVNNMIESGLLGCEFVVANTDAQALTSSKAERVIQMGLGVTQGLGAGSHPEVGSAAADEVIDEIRDQLSGAHMCFITAGMGGGTGTGAAPVIARAARDMGILTVGVVTKPFQFEGMRRMRTAEFGIQELQAAVDTLIVIPNQNLFRVANEKTTFADAFAMADQVLYSGVACITDLMVKEGLINLDFADVRAIMRGMGKAMMGTGEASGEKRANRAAEAAIANPLLDDVSMKGARGLLISITGGSDLTLYELDEAATRIREEVDQDANIILGATFDESLDGIIRVSVVATGIEPLLISANSPNNPAIAETEQRIAEVAERLRAEARARAASPVPSIRTEAVAQAPVQAPAHAPQPAPEMRSEPRIEAPAPVTRDEVVLAQVQPRAAAPFVPAPAPLPSEPATQLAAGPFVPPRPAAPAGTPLARAPRMPQIHELPPIAQNQIMANRAAEEAAPESKRTSLLRRLATVGFGGRRDEMEGAAPAARSVAPAAPQPQMAQPPIPQAPRVPAAPAVPQYRPAQGNLDAQGRLAPQPRMMDDDQLEIPAFLRRQAN, encoded by the coding sequence ATGGCCATCACCCTCCAGGCGCCGGACATCCGGGAACTCAAGCCCCGCATCACCGTCTTCGGCGTGGGCGGCGCCGGCGGCAACGCCGTCAACAACATGATCGAGTCGGGCCTGCTCGGCTGCGAGTTCGTCGTGGCCAACACCGACGCGCAGGCGCTCACCTCCTCCAAGGCCGAGCGGGTGATCCAAATGGGCCTCGGCGTGACGCAGGGCCTCGGTGCCGGCTCGCATCCGGAGGTCGGCTCCGCCGCCGCCGACGAGGTGATCGACGAGATCCGCGATCAGCTCTCGGGCGCCCACATGTGCTTCATCACCGCCGGCATGGGCGGCGGAACCGGCACCGGTGCCGCGCCGGTCATCGCCCGCGCCGCCCGCGACATGGGCATCCTGACGGTCGGCGTCGTGACCAAGCCGTTCCAGTTCGAGGGCATGCGCCGCATGCGCACGGCCGAGTTCGGCATCCAGGAACTGCAGGCCGCGGTCGACACCCTGATCGTGATCCCGAACCAGAACCTGTTCCGGGTCGCCAACGAGAAGACAACCTTCGCGGACGCCTTCGCGATGGCCGACCAGGTGCTCTACTCGGGCGTCGCCTGCATCACCGACCTGATGGTGAAGGAGGGCCTCATCAACCTCGACTTCGCCGACGTGCGGGCGATCATGCGCGGCATGGGCAAGGCCATGATGGGCACCGGCGAGGCGTCCGGCGAGAAGCGCGCCAACCGCGCCGCCGAGGCCGCCATCGCCAACCCGCTCCTCGACGACGTGTCGATGAAGGGCGCTCGCGGCCTGCTGATCTCGATCACCGGCGGCTCGGACCTGACCCTGTACGAGCTCGACGAGGCCGCCACCCGAATCCGCGAGGAGGTCGATCAGGACGCCAACATCATCCTGGGCGCGACCTTCGACGAGAGCCTGGACGGCATCATCCGCGTGTCGGTGGTCGCCACCGGCATCGAGCCGCTGCTGATCTCGGCAAACTCGCCGAACAACCCGGCCATCGCCGAGACCGAGCAGCGCATCGCCGAGGTCGCCGAGCGCCTGCGCGCCGAGGCCCGCGCCCGCGCCGCCTCGCCGGTGCCGAGCATCCGCACCGAGGCTGTCGCCCAGGCGCCCGTCCAGGCTCCGGCCCATGCGCCGCAGCCGGCCCCCGAGATGCGTTCCGAGCCGCGGATCGAGGCGCCCGCTCCGGTGACCCGCGACGAGGTCGTGCTCGCCCAGGTCCAGCCCCGGGCAGCGGCTCCCTTCGTCCCCGCTCCGGCACCCCTGCCATCCGAGCCTGCGACGCAGCTCGCGGCCGGTCCGTTCGTGCCGCCGCGTCCGGCTGCCCCGGCCGGCACGCCGCTCGCCCGGGCCCCCCGCATGCCGCAGATCCACGAGCTGCCGCCGATCGCGCAGAATCAGATCATGGCGAACCGCGCCGCCGAGGAGGCTGCGCCGGAATCCAAGCGGACCTCGCTTCTGCGTCGGCTCGCGACGGTCGGCTTCGGTGGCCGCCGCGACGAGATGGAGGGTGCCGCCCCGGCAGCCCGGTCTGTCGCTCCGGCGGCGCCGCAGCCGCAGATGGCGCAGCCGCCCATTCCGCAGGCCCCGCGCGTTCCGGCCGCCCCCGCGGTTCCGCAATACCGCCCGGCCCAGGGCAATCTCGATGCCCAGGGTCGGTTGGCGCCGCAGCCGCGGATGATGGACGACGACCAGCTGGAGATCCCGGCCTTCCTGCGGCGTCAGGCGAACTGA
- the ftsA gene encoding cell division protein FtsA translates to MHSQHGLTPRLKPLSARRSTTLSVLDIGTSKVVCLIAELQPAEALTTLRGRTHLARIIGIGHQRSLGLKGGAIVDLAAAEGAIRQAVHAAERMAKVEVQSVIVNMSGGRLASQHFQARVNVRSGTVTGSDVERVLETASAHGVSPGRAVLHALPTGYALDGQGAVIDPSGMIGEALSVDLHVVTSELAAARNVMLAVEHCHLGVEAVIATPYAAGLSALVDDEAEMGVCVVDMGGGTTSVGVFSGGHLVHVDALAVGGHHVTMDIARGLSTRMAAAERLKTLYGSALSTPSDDRDMIAVHGVGEDEGEAPAHIPRSQLVRIIKPRVEEVVELVRDRLRDAGFAAQAGRRVVLTGGASQLVGLPEVARRVLQGQVRIGRPLGIRGLPEAAKGPAFSAAVGLLVYPQVAHAEHFEPRGHGAFAATGTDSYIRRVSRWLSDSF, encoded by the coding sequence ATGCACAGCCAACACGGCCTCACGCCGCGCTTGAAGCCGCTCTCCGCCCGGCGCTCGACCACCCTCTCGGTGCTCGACATCGGCACGAGCAAGGTGGTCTGCCTCATTGCCGAGCTGCAGCCCGCCGAGGCGCTCACGACGCTCCGCGGCCGCACGCACCTCGCGCGCATCATCGGCATCGGCCACCAGCGCTCCCTCGGGTTGAAGGGCGGCGCCATCGTCGACCTCGCCGCCGCCGAGGGCGCGATCCGTCAGGCGGTCCACGCCGCCGAGCGGATGGCCAAGGTCGAGGTCCAGTCGGTCATCGTCAACATGTCGGGCGGCCGGCTCGCCTCGCAGCATTTCCAGGCGCGGGTGAACGTCCGCTCCGGCACCGTCACGGGCAGCGATGTCGAGCGGGTGCTCGAGACCGCGAGCGCCCACGGCGTCAGTCCCGGCCGGGCAGTCCTGCACGCGCTGCCCACGGGCTACGCCCTGGACGGGCAGGGCGCCGTGATCGACCCGTCGGGCATGATCGGCGAGGCGCTCAGCGTCGACCTGCACGTTGTGACCAGCGAGCTCGCCGCCGCCCGCAACGTCATGCTGGCGGTGGAGCATTGCCATCTCGGGGTCGAGGCGGTGATCGCCACGCCCTACGCGGCCGGCCTCTCCGCCCTCGTCGATGACGAGGCCGAGATGGGCGTCTGCGTCGTCGACATGGGCGGCGGCACCACCAGCGTCGGCGTTTTCTCCGGCGGCCACCTGGTCCACGTGGACGCCCTGGCGGTCGGCGGTCACCACGTCACCATGGACATCGCCCGCGGGCTCTCCACCCGCATGGCGGCGGCCGAACGGCTGAAGACCCTCTACGGCTCGGCCCTCTCCACCCCCTCCGACGACCGCGACATGATCGCCGTGCACGGCGTCGGCGAGGACGAGGGCGAGGCCCCGGCCCACATCCCGCGCTCGCAGCTCGTGCGGATCATCAAGCCGCGCGTCGAAGAGGTGGTCGAGCTGGTACGCGACCGCCTCCGGGACGCGGGCTTCGCCGCCCAGGCCGGGCGGCGCGTGGTTCTCACCGGCGGCGCCAGCCAGCTCGTCGGTCTGCCGGAGGTCGCCCGGCGCGTCCTCCAGGGTCAGGTGCGGATCGGGCGGCCCCTCGGCATTCGGGGCTTGCCGGAAGCCGCCAAGGGCCCAGCCTTCTCGGCCGCGGTCGGCCTGCTCGTCTACCCGCAGGTGGCCCATGCCGAGCACTTCGAGCCGCGGGGGCACGGCGCCTTCGCGGCGACCGGCACCGACAGCTACATCCGCCGAGTCAGCCGCTGGCTCTCGGACAGCTTCTGA
- a CDS encoding cell division protein FtsQ/DivIB, with translation MDRGGRFSESLSGDAAGRIGPARRLGAALGRLFGRPARSLSVRRARSGQRLSERLPRGVGVVGVSVSLAAVSLAGFVASGRYDAFVAEQGRPLDIAARLTGFGVERVTISGISRMYEREVLAAAGIDWRSSVPFLDVSAVREKLLRVPLIAQASVRKIYPNEIAITQVEREPAALWQKNGEISVIAADGTVIDAMRDDRYASLPLVVGEDANTKLPEYLALTAAAGPLAERIKAGTYVSGRRWTLKLDGVDVRLPEADPAAALARLVRFEREAGLLEKDIIAVDLRMPDRLVVRLTEEAAAARAEAQKAKKKGAAS, from the coding sequence ATGGATCGTGGAGGACGCTTCTCTGAATCGCTGAGCGGTGACGCCGCCGGCCGGATCGGTCCGGCGCGCCGCCTCGGCGCCGCTCTGGGCCGGCTCTTCGGCCGCCCTGCGCGCTCGCTCTCGGTCCGCCGCGCCCGCTCCGGCCAACGCCTGAGCGAGCGGCTGCCCCGCGGCGTCGGCGTCGTCGGGGTCTCGGTATCCCTCGCGGCCGTGTCGCTCGCGGGCTTCGTGGCGAGCGGGCGTTACGACGCCTTCGTGGCCGAGCAGGGCCGCCCGCTGGACATTGCCGCACGCCTGACCGGCTTCGGCGTCGAGCGCGTGACCATCTCGGGCATCTCCCGGATGTACGAGCGCGAGGTCCTGGCCGCCGCCGGCATCGATTGGCGCTCCTCCGTTCCGTTCCTCGACGTCAGCGCGGTGCGCGAGAAGCTGCTGCGCGTGCCGCTGATCGCCCAGGCCTCGGTCCGGAAGATCTATCCCAACGAGATCGCCATCACCCAGGTCGAGCGCGAGCCCGCGGCCCTCTGGCAGAAGAACGGCGAGATCAGCGTCATCGCAGCCGACGGCACCGTCATCGATGCCATGCGCGACGACCGCTATGCCAGCCTGCCGCTGGTGGTCGGCGAGGACGCGAACACCAAGCTTCCCGAGTACCTCGCCCTGACCGCGGCCGCCGGGCCGCTGGCCGAGCGGATCAAGGCCGGCACCTACGTATCCGGCCGGCGCTGGACCCTCAAGCTCGACGGCGTCGACGTGCGCCTGCCTGAGGCCGATCCGGCCGCCGCGCTCGCCCGCCTCGTCCGGTTCGAGCGCGAGGCCGGCTTGCTCGAGAAGGACATCATCGCCGTGGACCTGCGCATGCCGGACCGCTTGGTGGTGCGCCTGACCGAAGAGGCCGCCGCCGCCCGGGCGGAAGCCCAGAAGGCGAAGAAGAAGGGCGCAGCCAGCTGA
- a CDS encoding D-alanine--D-alanine ligase, translated as MSKHVAVLLGGTSAEREVSLNSGKACADALEGEGYRVTRVDVGPDIASVLTALKPDVAFNALHGPDGEDGTIQGLLEILKIPYSHSGVLASALAMNKEKAKMVMRAAGVDVPEGRIVNRREAARTHALPPPYVVKPNAEGSSMGVIIVRDGRSHPPQILATEDWAFGEQVLVEPYIAGRELTCGVMGDKALGVIEVKTTTGEWYDYDAKYAPGGSVHVLPAELKPNVYQRVQELSLTAHQALGCRGVSRADFRFDDTPGGTGRLVVLEVNTQPGMTQTSLVPEMAAHAGLSFGELVRWIVEDASLNR; from the coding sequence ATGTCCAAGCACGTCGCCGTCCTGCTGGGCGGCACCTCCGCCGAGCGCGAGGTCTCGCTCAATTCCGGCAAGGCCTGCGCCGACGCTCTCGAAGGCGAGGGCTACCGTGTCACGCGGGTCGATGTCGGTCCCGACATCGCCTCCGTGCTGACGGCGCTCAAGCCGGACGTCGCCTTCAACGCGCTGCACGGCCCGGACGGTGAGGACGGCACGATCCAGGGCCTCCTGGAAATCCTGAAGATTCCCTACAGCCATTCCGGCGTCCTCGCCTCAGCCCTCGCCATGAACAAGGAGAAGGCCAAGATGGTCATGCGGGCCGCCGGCGTGGACGTGCCGGAGGGCCGGATCGTTAACCGTCGTGAGGCCGCCAGGACACACGCCCTCCCACCACCCTACGTCGTGAAGCCCAACGCGGAGGGCTCATCGATGGGTGTGATCATCGTGCGCGACGGCCGCTCGCATCCGCCCCAGATCCTCGCCACGGAGGACTGGGCCTTTGGCGAGCAAGTCCTTGTCGAACCTTACATAGCCGGCCGTGAGCTGACCTGCGGGGTGATGGGCGACAAGGCCCTCGGCGTCATCGAGGTGAAGACCACGACGGGCGAGTGGTACGACTACGACGCGAAATACGCCCCGGGGGGCTCGGTCCACGTGCTGCCGGCCGAACTTAAACCAAATGTTTACCAGCGTGTCCAAGAACTGTCGTTAACGGCGCATCAAGCACTGGGCTGCCGGGGCGTCAGCCGTGCCGACTTTCGATTCGACGATACGCCGGGTGGTACCGGGCGGCTCGTGGTTCTGGAGGTCAACACGCAACCCGGCATGACCCAGACAAGCCTTGTGCCGGAGATGGCGGCCCATGCGGGCCTGAGTTTCGGTGAGCTCGTCCGATGGATCGTGGAGGACGCTTCTCTGAATCGCTGA
- a CDS encoding type II toxin-antitoxin system PemK/MazF family toxin, which yields MPASETADLPAGTVIVVPFPSSERLAEKRRPAMVVSGEGVAAAGYVWIAMITSARNTRAEGDVRIDDLTSAGLGVASVVRPIKLACIEPTRILRRIGMLPHPTAAQVYATIRSLIGAA from the coding sequence ATGCCGGCCTCTGAGACGGCGGATCTGCCGGCCGGCACGGTGATCGTCGTGCCGTTCCCCTCCTCGGAAAGATTGGCAGAGAAGAGACGGCCCGCGATGGTCGTGTCGGGCGAGGGTGTGGCCGCTGCCGGCTACGTGTGGATCGCGATGATCACAAGTGCCCGCAACACGCGCGCTGAAGGCGACGTCCGGATCGACGACTTGACCTCCGCGGGCCTCGGCGTCGCCTCGGTGGTGCGCCCCATCAAGCTCGCCTGCATCGAACCAACCCGGATCCTGCGCCGCATCGGAATGCTGCCGCATCCGACGGCCGCACAGGTCTACGCCACGATCCGAAGCCTGATCGGCGCGGCATGA
- a CDS encoding AbrB family transcriptional regulator, with product MPDQSARTAHSQVSVKSQTVLPAAVLEHLAIGPDDRLRYRITPDGIRIDKAPPEGEDPFAAFTEWAGPIDDEDYAGL from the coding sequence ATGCCGGATCAGTCAGCCCGAACGGCGCATTCCCAGGTCTCGGTGAAGAGCCAAACGGTGCTGCCGGCTGCGGTTCTCGAGCATCTGGCGATCGGACCCGACGATCGCCTGCGCTACCGGATCACGCCGGACGGCATCCGCATCGACAAGGCTCCGCCGGAAGGTGAGGATCCGTTCGCGGCCTTCACGGAATGGGCAGGCCCGATCGATGATGAAGACTATGCCGGCCTCTGA
- the murB gene encoding UDP-N-acetylmuramate dehydrogenase: MTASLHDRIRAAAPDLRGRLLADQPLADLTWFRVGGPAEVLFTPADEEDLARLLAVLDPDVPVTVIGLGSNLIVRDGGVPGVVVRLGGKAFGSIAIDGDTLAVGTAVPDMRLAKAAADASLDGLAFFRGIPGSIGGALRMNAGAHGGETTDVLVEARGIDRRGERRTFGHADMGFSYRHSGVPEDVIFTSALFRGRPGDRAAIEAEMERVTAAREAAQPIRERTGGSTFANPHGGKAWQLIDAAGCRGLTRGGAQVSAMHCNFLINTGSATAADIEGLGEEVRRRVHETSGVELRWEIRRIGASAKAVSR, from the coding sequence ATGACCGCATCCCTTCACGACCGCATCCGCGCCGCCGCGCCCGACCTTCGCGGGCGCCTGCTCGCCGACCAGCCTCTGGCGGACCTCACCTGGTTTCGGGTCGGCGGGCCGGCCGAGGTCCTGTTCACCCCGGCCGACGAGGAGGATCTAGCCCGCCTCCTGGCCGTCCTCGATCCGGACGTGCCGGTGACGGTGATCGGCCTCGGCTCGAACCTCATCGTCCGCGACGGCGGCGTGCCGGGCGTCGTGGTGCGCCTCGGCGGCAAGGCCTTCGGCAGCATCGCGATCGACGGCGACACGCTGGCCGTTGGGACAGCGGTGCCGGACATGCGCCTCGCCAAGGCGGCGGCTGATGCCAGCCTCGACGGGCTCGCCTTCTTTCGCGGCATCCCGGGCTCGATCGGCGGCGCGCTGCGCATGAATGCCGGCGCGCATGGTGGCGAGACCACCGACGTTTTGGTGGAGGCGCGCGGAATCGACCGCCGGGGGGAACGCCGCACCTTCGGGCACGCCGACATGGGCTTCTCCTACCGGCATTCGGGTGTGCCGGAGGATGTGATCTTCACGAGCGCCCTGTTTCGGGGCAGGCCCGGCGACCGGGCCGCCATCGAGGCCGAGATGGAGCGGGTCACGGCCGCGCGCGAGGCGGCCCAGCCGATCCGAGAGCGCACCGGCGGCTCGACCTTCGCCAACCCGCACGGCGGCAAGGCGTGGCAGCTCATCGACGCCGCCGGCTGCCGCGGGCTGACGCGGGGCGGTGCCCAGGTCAGCGCGATGCACTGCAATTTCCTTATCAACACCGGCAGCGCGACCGCGGCCGATATCGAGGGTCTCGGCGAGGAGGTTCGTCGTCGGGTGCACGAGACGAGCGGGGTGGAGCTGCGCTGGGAGATCCGTCGGATCGGGGCGTCCGCGAAAGCTGTAAGTCGGTAA
- a CDS encoding DUF559 domain-containing protein, which yields MGGAAAEQTRFRRDVREAQTEAKCRLRYRSRERRLAGSKFVRQESIGRSVADFCGREGRRIVELDGGQQADSGHDRGRDAWPIAQGYRVLPFWNAEVVNDISGDLDIVLAALPPSPRLRGKGRDDPFVGAASLKGEGEGAAPVESQPEPPPHPRLPPRSDDDTVAGALSPRAGRGEKH from the coding sequence GTGGGCGGGGCTGCCGCGGAGCAGACTCGTTTCCGGCGGGACGTGCGTGAGGCGCAAACCGAGGCGAAGTGCCGCCTCCGGTATCGTTCGCGCGAGCGGCGTCTGGCCGGCTCCAAGTTTGTCCGGCAGGAGTCGATCGGCCGCTCCGTGGCCGATTTCTGCGGCCGGGAGGGGCGCCGGATCGTCGAGCTTGACGGCGGTCAGCAGGCCGACAGCGGACATGATCGTGGTCGGGACGCGTGGCCGATCGCCCAGGGCTACCGCGTCCTGCCGTTCTGGAACGCAGAGGTCGTGAACGACATCTCCGGAGATTTGGACATTGTTCTGGCCGCCCTTCCCCCCTCTCCCCGCCTGCGGGGAAAGGGCCGCGACGACCCCTTCGTCGGCGCGGCGAGCCTGAAGGGCGAAGGTGAGGGGGCGGCTCCGGTCGAGTCACAGCCGGAGCCGCCCCCTCACCCTCGGCTTCCGCCTCGCTCCGACGACGACACGGTCGCCGGAGCCCTCTCCCCGCGAGCGGGGAGAGGGGAGAAACATTAA